In Haloimpatiens massiliensis, the following are encoded in one genomic region:
- the atpA gene encoding F0F1 ATP synthase subunit alpha, with protein sequence MNVKPEEITSIIKREIERYEKKIHTEDSGTIVQIGDGVSRVYGLDDCMEGELLEFPNDIYGMALNLEQDNVGCVLLGSEKGIKEGDIVKRTGRVVQVPVGEAMIGRVVNPLGKPIDGKGPIKESEYRPVEHKAPGVIERQSVKKPLQTGIKAIDSMVPIGKGQRELIIGDRQTGKTAVAIDAILNQKGQDVICIYVAIGQKQSTVAHIVNTLTEMGAMDYTIVVSSTASDSAPLQYLAPFSGCSMGEYFMDKGKDVLIVYDDLSKHAVAYRTMALLLRRAPGREAYPGDVFYLHSRLLERAAKLNDELGGGSITALPIIETLAGDVTAYIPTNVISITDGQIFLESELFHSGQKPAINAGISVSRVGGNAQTKAMKQVSGTLRLELAQYRELAAFAQFGSDLDKETKKRLEKGKRLIEILKQEQYKPMAVDKQIMIIFAAVNDHLMDVPVVDIRKFEKEFFDYIDTHYRHLDKDILEKKELTDDIKGELSKAIEEFKKVFLAGR encoded by the coding sequence ATGAATGTTAAGCCAGAAGAAATAACTTCAATAATAAAAAGAGAAATAGAGAGATATGAGAAAAAGATACATACTGAGGATTCGGGAACTATAGTTCAAATAGGTGATGGTGTATCTAGAGTATATGGATTAGATGATTGTATGGAAGGGGAACTATTAGAATTTCCAAATGACATTTATGGAATGGCGTTAAATCTAGAACAAGATAATGTAGGTTGTGTATTACTGGGCTCAGAAAAAGGAATAAAAGAGGGCGATATAGTTAAGCGAACTGGTAGAGTTGTGCAGGTTCCAGTGGGAGAAGCTATGATTGGGAGAGTAGTAAACCCTTTAGGTAAACCTATAGATGGTAAAGGTCCTATTAAGGAATCAGAATATAGACCTGTAGAACATAAAGCACCAGGGGTTATTGAAAGACAATCTGTTAAGAAACCTTTACAAACAGGAATAAAAGCTATAGATTCCATGGTACCAATAGGAAAAGGACAGAGAGAACTTATAATAGGTGATAGGCAAACAGGTAAAACTGCTGTAGCTATAGATGCCATATTAAATCAAAAAGGCCAAGATGTTATTTGTATATATGTAGCTATTGGACAAAAACAATCAACAGTAGCGCATATAGTAAATACTTTAACGGAGATGGGAGCTATGGATTATACTATAGTTGTGTCTTCCACAGCTTCAGATTCAGCACCTCTTCAATATTTGGCACCTTTTTCTGGTTGTAGCATGGGAGAATATTTTATGGATAAAGGTAAAGATGTATTGATAGTTTATGATGACTTATCAAAGCATGCGGTTGCCTATAGAACTATGGCTTTATTACTTCGTAGAGCACCAGGAAGAGAAGCTTATCCAGGAGATGTTTTCTATTTACACTCAAGACTTTTGGAGAGAGCTGCTAAACTTAATGATGAGCTTGGAGGAGGATCTATAACAGCCTTACCAATAATAGAAACTCTTGCAGGTGATGTTACAGCATACATACCAACTAATGTAATATCTATAACTGATGGACAAATATTTTTAGAATCAGAATTATTCCATTCTGGACAAAAACCAGCTATAAATGCAGGTATATCCGTTTCAAGAGTTGGTGGTAATGCACAGACAAAAGCTATGAAACAAGTATCTGGTACTTTAAGACTAGAGTTAGCTCAATATAGAGAACTTGCAGCCTTTGCTCAATTTGGTTCAGATCTTGATAAGGAAACTAAAAAGAGATTAGAAAAAGGAAAAAGATTAATAGAGATATTAAAGCAAGAGCAATATAAGCCTATGGCAGTGGATAAGCAAATTATGATAATTTTTGCAGCGGTAAATGATCATTTAATGGATGTGCCTGTAGTGGATATCAGAAAGTTTGAAAAAGAATTTTTTGATTACATAGATACACATTATAGACATTTAGACAAGGATATACTGGAGAAAAAAGAGTTAACAGATGATATTAAAGGTGAATTGTCAAAGGCCATTGAAGAGTTTAAAAAAGTATTTTTAGCAGGGAGGTAG
- a CDS encoding F0F1 ATP synthase subunit delta produces MYEYLDRRYALALYEVAEMKGKIDEYMNDLQEIVDLIKNNQEFLQVIKHPEITTSKKKKIFINVFKGKIDEDLLSFLLILIEKDRILYLEEKLKEMKKIHLEKNNILLAEITTAIPLNDHERTKLIDKLKKMYSKDIILKEIVDKKIIGGVHVKVGDDVIDGTIKTKINEIRRRVLK; encoded by the coding sequence ATGTATGAATATTTGGATAGAAGGTATGCTTTAGCTCTTTATGAAGTGGCTGAGATGAAAGGTAAGATAGATGAATATATGAATGATCTGCAGGAAATAGTAGATTTAATTAAAAATAATCAAGAATTTTTGCAGGTTATAAAGCATCCAGAAATAACTACATCAAAAAAGAAAAAAATCTTTATAAATGTATTTAAAGGTAAAATTGATGAAGACTTACTATCATTTCTTCTTATATTAATAGAAAAAGATAGAATACTTTATCTAGAAGAAAAGCTTAAGGAAATGAAAAAAATACATTTAGAAAAGAATAATATTCTTTTGGCAGAAATAACCACCGCAATACCCTTAAATGATCATGAAAGAACTAAACTTATTGATAAATTAAAAAAGATGTACAGTAAGGATATCATTTTAAAGGAAATAGTAGATAAAAAGATAATTGGCGGTGTTCATGTAAAAGTAGGCGATGATGTAATTGATGGAACTATAAAAACTAAAATAAATGAGATAAGAAGACGTGTGCTTAAGTAA